A portion of the Physeter macrocephalus isolate SW-GA chromosome 15, ASM283717v5, whole genome shotgun sequence genome contains these proteins:
- the MSC gene encoding musculin produces MSTGSGSDPEEMELRELQRGYPVPVSKRPPLRGAERSYISPSDNSSAEEEDPDGEEERCALGAAGGAGGCKRKRPGVAGGGGGKKPLPPKGSAAECKQSQRNAANARERARMRVLSKAFSRLKTSLPWVPPDTKLSKLDTLRLASSYIAHLRQLLQEDRYENGYVHPVNLTWPFVVSGRPDSDTKEVSAANRLCGTTA; encoded by the exons ATGTCCACCGGCTCGGGGAGCGACCCCGAGGAGATGGAGCTGCGGGAGCTGCAGCGCGGGTACCCGGTCCCCGTCTCCAAGAGGCCGCCCCTCCGCGGCGCCGAGCGCAGCTACATCTCGCCCAGTGACAACTCGTCCGCGGAGGAGGAAGACCCCGACGGCGAGGAGGAGCGCTGTGCGCTGGGCGCGGCCGGCGGCGCCGGAGGCTGCAAGAGGAAGCGGCccggggtggcggggggcggcgggggcaaGAAGCCCCTCCCGCCCAAGGGCTCGGCGGCCGAGTGCAAGCAGTCGCAGAGGAACGCGGCCAACGCCCGCGAGCGCGCCCGGATGCGCGTGCTGAGCAAAGCCTTCTCCAGGCTCAAGACCAGCCTGCCCTGGGTGCCCCCCGACACCAAGCTTTCCAAGCTGGACACGCTCCGGCTGGCTTCCAGTTACATCGCGCACCTGCGGCAGCTGCTGCAGGAGGACCGCTACGAGAACGGCTACGTGCACCCGGTGAACCTG ACATGGCCATTTGTGGTCTCGGGACGACCCGACTCTGACACCAAAGAAGTTTCCGCAGCCAACAGATTATGTGGAACCACCGCTTAG